GCCATAAGCCGCTGATGAGACGCGCGCGCCGCTCGTCTGTGTAAGAGGCGTTTCTGAGGTAGAGGGCGTTTCTTCAGTCGGGGCTGCTTCTTGCGGTGGGACTTCTTCGCCGAACACGGGAATCTGCCAGATTTCACCATCCAGAGTGATATACCCCGCCGAGACCCATCCACTTTGGCCGTCCGCAAGCTGTATCTGGAACCACACATTATCACGGGTGCGCGCCTGAACGGGAACAGATGTCCCGCCTGCTAGTTCTGCTACGATGGCTGAATCGCTATCAGGTTGTGCGCGCACGTTCAGGTTCTCCCACATGTCGATGACGGTCCCATGGGGCGCACCTTGTGCGCTGGCAAGGCTCGCAGTGCCTAGCAGCAGCAAACCTAGCAGAATGGAACGAAACAATCGGGCATGGTGCGACATGGGTTAGCCTCATGATGAGCGACTGACGAATGATCAAGCCGCGCAAATGTACATCAAAGCTACCAGAGGTGCCATGCTGAATGCGTCCTAAAATGCATCCCGAAACAAGGCATATTCAGGGCCTGGGGTTTTGTGGGGCGATATCTGGCTGACAAGTCAGGTTGTTAAAGCAATTTGCGTGGCCGGGGGAGTTCGTCCATCTCGCTGACGTCCGTCACGCACACAACGCCAGACATGGCAAAGGCGACGACCCCTTTAGCATGGACAGTCAGCGCACGAGCGACGGTATCCAGCGGGGGTAGATCCGCTAATAACTGAATCTGGGTTGCTTTGGCGACCAGATCAATGGCAAATTTTTGATGAGTGGGCACCAGGGATTCCCCGTGATAGATGCGGATCACCCCGGATTCGGCATCGCTGGTGGCGAGCATCCCCCCATTGGGCGAGCAGGCCAACCGAGAGACAAGGTAATATGTCGGCAGAGATTTGCGGACAGTGCCGCTGGAATCAGTCAGGACAAGCTTGTGACCATCAGAGGCGAAGATGCTGCCACCGCCGCGAGAGACGACGACAGAACTGCGCGTAAGCTCGTTAGGGCTCAGGCCAACATCAAAAGCACCCAGGCGCATATCCTGCTGATAAACGTGGATTTTGCCCTGCTCATCCAGGGCGACGATCATACCCAGCGCTCGATCCAGGTCAACCGATACGAAGCGCTCGGCATTACCGGGGTCCAGTTTGATTTCGCGGCCTTCTGTTTGTACGTAAAGCTCATTGTCATAGACGCGGTACAAGCGCAGCTTACCGTCGTCGGTTGTGTATATAGTGGTATTTTTCGTTTGCACGACGGGCAGATAGGTAGCGTCATCAGGCCCTTTGAGGGTGCTGATGAAGTCTTCCCAGACATCTGAGGTGCGTTTACCGCCATTAGGGGATTCCGGCACTTTGAAGTCGCCCAGGAGGGTGCCCGTATTGAGGTCATAATATTCAACGCGATTGGGACGTGACCACGCAGCAAGCACGGGTTTCTTCCCTGGCAGAATATAGAGGTGATTAACAGCTTGTGCTGTGAGATGAATACGCCATGCCATGTTAATTTGGGATATAGTTGGGAAAAATTGGGATATGGCTAAGTATAGCAGCATTTACTGCAAAGGGCGACCACTTTAGCGTTAAGTTTTAACGCATGACATTATGTTGTGATTAAAGTCCGGCTTATTGCATTATGGACTTCTGAAAAAAGAGGTCTGCACGAAGCGCATTCCTGCCCATATCTGCTCAATGCGCACTTTGCTGAGCGTCCCAATGTAGGTGCCTAATTGGGCTTTTTCGACGGATAACACTTTCGAGACTTCGACCACACTCTGATTTGGTAAATTGGCTTCGCCTGCTTCCAGCAATACGTTACCCGGCATACTGGCTTTCTTGAGGTTGGAAGTCAGCGCGCAGACGA
The Phototrophicus methaneseepsis DNA segment above includes these coding regions:
- a CDS encoding type II toxin-antitoxin system PemK/MazF family toxin, translated to MNQGDIYWLQLEGTDEGGPRIPHPHVIVQDDVLNHSRIHTVVVCALTSNLKKASMPGNVLLEAGEANLPNQSVVEVSKVLSVEKAQLGTYIGTLSKVRIEQIWAGMRFVQTSFFRSP